One genomic window of Phaenicophaeus curvirostris isolate KB17595 chromosome 21, BPBGC_Pcur_1.0, whole genome shotgun sequence includes the following:
- the SDF2 gene encoding stromal cell-derived factor 2, which yields MAAGLSAVPVPLLVLALGAAVRGSPGPVTCGSVVKLLNVRHNVRLHSHDVRYGSGSGQQSVTGVAAADDGNSYWRVRGRTAATCERGTPVRCGQAIRLTHLGTGRNLHSHHFASPLSGNQEVSAFGEGGEGDYLDDWTVVCSGTYWARDSEVRFQHTSTDVFLSVTGEQYGRPIHGQKEVHGMAASSQNNYWKVMEGIFMQPSEVFKVEQYHAEL from the exons ATGGCGGCGGGGCTGTCGGCGGTGCCGGTGCCGCTGTTGGTGCTGGCGCTCGGCGCCGCGGTGCGCGGCAGCCCCGGCCCCGTCACCTGCGGCTCCGTGGTGAAGCTGCTCAACGTGAGGCACAACGTGCGGCTGCACTCGCACGATGTGCGCTACGGCTCCG GCAGCGGGCAGCAGTCGGTGACCGGCGTGGCGGCCGCGGATGACGGGAACAGCTACTGGCGGGTGCGGGGCCGGACGGCGGCCACTTGCGAGAGGGGCACACCGGTGCGGTGCGGGCAGGCCATCCGCCTCACCCACCTGGGCACTGGCCGCAACCTCCACAGCCACCACTTCGCCTCCCCGCTCTCTGGAAACCAG gagGTGAGCGCCTTTGGGGAGGGGGGCGAGGGCGACTACCTGGACGACTGGACGGTGGTGTGCAGCGGGACCTACTGGGCACGGGACAGCGAGGTGCGCTTCCAGCACACGTCCACTGACGTCTTCCTCTCGGTGACGGGGGAGCAGTACGGGCGACCCATCCACGGGCAGAAGGAGGTGCACGGCATGGCCGCCTCCAGCCAGAATAACTACTGGAAGGTGATGGAGGGCATCTTCATGCAGCCCAGCGAAGTCTTCAAAGTGGAACAGTACCACGCTGAGCTGTAA